A genome region from Geobacter pickeringii includes the following:
- a CDS encoding metallophosphoesterase: MSIFLATFFLVYCGTHLYFYTKARAAFGFGPAVGGALALFLALMAVAPILVRVAEREGFEEPARLLAWSGYCWMGFLFLFFSCSLLGDCWHLLLRVGELLSRGEFTHLRLPPGSAFGIAAAYALLAAAYGYHDALAIRTERLTIRTPKLPLGVEKLIIAQISDVHVGLIVREERLRRMLAAVRAADPDLLVCTGDLVDGQMDNIAPLMDLFAAIRPRYGKFAVSGNHEYYVGLGPALDFTRRAGFRVLRGEGASVAGVLNVVGVDDPAGKPFGEFRGADERSLLAALPRDRFTLLLKHRPRIDPAGLGLFDLQLSGHVHGGQLFPFGLAVRLSYPFMDGLHRLAGGALLFVSRGTGTWGPPIRFLAPPEVTVFELVRGDV; this comes from the coding sequence ATGTCCATCTTTCTGGCGACGTTTTTCCTGGTCTACTGCGGAACCCACCTCTACTTCTACACCAAGGCCCGAGCCGCCTTCGGTTTCGGTCCCGCCGTGGGGGGGGCGCTGGCCCTCTTTCTCGCCCTTATGGCCGTTGCCCCGATCCTCGTCCGGGTCGCCGAGCGGGAGGGATTTGAGGAGCCCGCCCGACTCCTCGCCTGGAGCGGCTACTGCTGGATGGGATTCCTCTTCCTCTTTTTCAGCTGTTCGCTCCTGGGTGATTGCTGGCATCTGCTGTTGCGGGTCGGCGAGCTGCTCAGCCGCGGGGAATTCACCCACCTCCGTCTTCCCCCGGGGTCGGCCTTCGGCATTGCCGCTGCCTATGCCCTCCTTGCCGCCGCCTACGGCTATCACGATGCCCTTGCGATCCGGACCGAGCGGCTCACAATCCGGACCCCCAAGCTCCCTCTCGGCGTCGAGAAGCTGATCATCGCCCAGATCTCCGATGTCCATGTGGGGCTCATCGTCAGAGAGGAGCGCCTCCGCCGGATGCTGGCCGCCGTTCGGGCGGCCGACCCCGATCTCCTCGTCTGCACTGGCGACCTCGTGGATGGCCAGATGGACAACATTGCCCCCCTCATGGACCTCTTCGCCGCCATCCGCCCCCGCTACGGGAAGTTCGCCGTTTCCGGAAACCACGAGTACTACGTCGGCCTCGGGCCGGCACTCGACTTTACCCGGCGCGCCGGCTTCCGCGTCCTGCGCGGTGAGGGGGCTTCCGTGGCAGGAGTGCTGAACGTGGTGGGAGTCGACGATCCCGCTGGCAAGCCCTTCGGTGAGTTTCGCGGAGCCGATGAGCGGAGCCTGCTGGCGGCATTACCCCGTGACCGCTTTACGCTCCTTCTCAAGCATCGACCGCGCATTGATCCGGCTGGCCTCGGCCTTTTCGATCTCCAGCTTTCGGGGCACGTCCACGGCGGCCAGCTTTTTCCCTTCGGCCTCGCCGTACGCCTCTCTTATCCGTTTATGGATGGTCTCCACCGCCTGGCCGGCGGCGCGCTCCTCTTTGTGAGCCGGGGAACCGGTACCTGGGGGCCGCCGATCCGCTTTCTCGCCCCGCCCGAGGTGACGGTGTTCGAGCTCGTAAGGGGAGATGTGTAG
- a CDS encoding metallophosphoesterase family protein, producing the protein MKTPRYSRRFVVPDIHGCSRTLDRLLGEGIGLTRSDDLYLLGDYIDRGPGSREVLDILRGLVLKGYRVWPVRGNHEEMFLNGCRDRELFRVWMLNGGGATLASFGVEDPCEVPPAYRRFLEEMPLYRILPDFVLVHGSLNFALPDPFADREAMLWSRSLEVRREKIGGRRLIGGHTPMTREAIARGLATDRIVLDNGCVYAGEAGLGSLAALELDSMALYFQENIDR; encoded by the coding sequence GTGAAAACTCCTCGCTACTCCCGCCGCTTCGTCGTCCCGGACATCCACGGCTGCAGCAGGACCCTCGACCGGCTCCTCGGAGAGGGGATCGGCCTGACGCGCAGCGACGACCTCTATCTCCTCGGTGACTACATCGACCGGGGACCGGGGAGCAGGGAGGTCCTCGACATTCTCCGGGGACTGGTCCTGAAGGGATACCGGGTCTGGCCGGTGCGGGGAAACCATGAGGAGATGTTCCTGAACGGCTGCCGGGACCGGGAGCTCTTCCGGGTCTGGATGCTGAACGGGGGGGGCGCCACCCTGGCAAGCTTCGGCGTGGAGGACCCCTGCGAGGTTCCGCCCGCCTACCGGCGCTTCCTGGAGGAGATGCCCCTCTACCGCATTCTTCCCGATTTCGTCCTTGTCCACGGAAGTCTCAACTTCGCCCTTCCCGACCCATTCGCCGACCGGGAGGCGATGCTCTGGAGCCGTTCCCTGGAGGTACGGCGGGAGAAGATCGGCGGACGCAGGCTCATCGGTGGCCATACCCCCATGACCCGGGAGGCAATCGCCCGTGGGCTCGCCACCGACCGGATTGTCCTCGACAACGGCTGCGTCTATGCCGGCGAAGCGGGGCTAGGGAGCCTCGCGGCCCTGGAGCTCGACAGCATGGCCCTCTATTTCCAGGAGAACATCGACCGATGA
- a CDS encoding GGDEF domain-containing protein: MNTLTAKNFTIFVIPIALLTATFCLMPRVTELPPARLELLVHLPYLAVALGMILSVHFHRGRALFVFLLLAASYWSFRGHLTGAPRGIEATVLFQAVTFLVPLNIALFSLMRERGIVTVAGRIRLAFLAGQALFVWWAMEPGHVAIQQFLGRQFTAGSFPAGSPLPQPALPAMALSGIVVAVRASLKQSPIDSAFLGCLAAFSVACNGIAHPYATPVFMTAAAVILSLGVLKDSYNMAFRDELTGLPSRRALNEQLSWLGRRYCVAMVDVDHFKKFNDTYGHDVGDQVLRLVASKLRGVSGGGKAYRYGGEEFTILFPHKEREEVLAHLEELRGTIADYQMRLRGNDRPSSCREGKRQRSNTSRSQGTVSVTVSIGVAESGGDRRRPADVIKAADQALYRAKGRGRNLVSV, from the coding sequence GTGAACACACTCACGGCTAAAAATTTTACGATCTTCGTCATCCCCATCGCGCTGCTGACGGCGACCTTCTGCCTCATGCCCCGGGTGACGGAGCTCCCCCCGGCGCGGCTCGAACTCCTCGTCCACCTTCCCTATCTGGCAGTGGCCCTCGGCATGATCCTCTCGGTCCACTTCCACCGCGGACGCGCCCTCTTCGTCTTTCTCCTGCTCGCCGCCTCCTACTGGAGTTTCCGGGGGCACCTGACCGGGGCACCACGGGGGATCGAGGCGACGGTCCTCTTCCAGGCCGTCACCTTCCTCGTACCGCTCAACATCGCCCTCTTCTCTCTCATGCGGGAGCGGGGGATCGTGACCGTGGCGGGACGGATCCGCCTTGCCTTCCTGGCGGGCCAGGCCCTCTTCGTCTGGTGGGCCATGGAGCCGGGGCACGTGGCGATCCAGCAGTTTCTGGGGCGGCAGTTCACCGCCGGCAGCTTTCCGGCCGGCTCTCCCCTCCCCCAGCCGGCCCTGCCGGCCATGGCCCTTTCCGGCATCGTGGTGGCGGTGCGGGCAAGCCTGAAGCAGTCCCCCATCGACAGCGCATTCCTCGGCTGCCTTGCCGCCTTCAGCGTGGCGTGCAACGGCATCGCCCACCCCTACGCCACCCCGGTTTTCATGACCGCCGCCGCGGTGATCCTGTCGCTGGGGGTCCTGAAGGATTCCTACAACATGGCGTTCCGGGACGAACTTACCGGCCTCCCCTCGCGCCGGGCGCTCAACGAGCAACTCTCCTGGCTCGGCCGGCGCTACTGCGTCGCCATGGTCGACGTGGACCACTTCAAGAAGTTCAACGACACTTACGGCCACGACGTGGGAGACCAGGTGCTCCGGCTGGTGGCGTCGAAGCTGCGCGGCGTCAGCGGCGGCGGAAAGGCCTACCGCTACGGCGGCGAAGAGTTCACCATCCTCTTCCCCCACAAGGAGCGGGAGGAGGTCCTCGCCCACCTGGAAGAACTGCGCGGCACCATCGCCGACTACCAGATGCGGCTGCGGGGAAACGACCGCCCCTCTTCCTGCCGGGAGGGAAAGCGCCAGCGCAGCAATACCTCCCGGAGCCAGGGAACCGTCTCGGTCACCGTCAGCATCGGCGTGGCCGAGAGCGGCGGCGACCGGCGCCGACCCGCCGACGTCATCAAGGCCGCCGATCAGGCCCTCTACCGCGCCAAAGGGCGGGGACGCAACCTGGTGAGCGTCTGA
- a CDS encoding glycine zipper domain-containing protein has translation MKRNVIARATLAAFTFTTLTGCVTVSEEHKGAAKGAGYGAAAGAIAGAVLAGEGSRTKGAVLGGLAGALIGGIIGNYTIDKKQTAEQTATRYNFQPSSGTMVRIENVGVTPTSVRPGEKVEIQTTYALLMPNANSQASVTESVELRHEGDLVGNPETMVTHAGGTYTSTIPIVLPADAKKGTYRVIATVKTESGRDTRETTFTVR, from the coding sequence ATGAAACGGAACGTCATCGCACGGGCAACCCTGGCGGCATTCACCTTCACCACCCTCACCGGCTGCGTCACTGTCTCCGAGGAGCACAAAGGGGCGGCCAAGGGGGCCGGATATGGTGCCGCGGCCGGAGCCATCGCCGGCGCGGTGTTGGCGGGAGAGGGATCCCGCACGAAGGGAGCGGTCCTCGGCGGCCTCGCCGGCGCCCTCATCGGCGGCATCATCGGCAACTACACCATCGACAAGAAACAGACCGCCGAGCAGACGGCGACCCGCTACAACTTCCAGCCCTCCTCGGGCACCATGGTCCGGATCGAGAACGTGGGAGTCACCCCTACAAGCGTCCGCCCCGGCGAAAAGGTGGAGATCCAGACCACCTACGCCCTTCTCATGCCCAATGCCAATTCCCAGGCCAGCGTGACCGAATCGGTGGAACTGCGCCACGAGGGAGACCTCGTCGGCAACCCCGAAACGATGGTCACCCACGCCGGCGGCACCTACACCTCCACCATCCCGATCGTTCTCCCGGCCGACGCCAAAAAGGGAACCTACCGGGTCATCGCCACGGTGAAGACCGAGTCGGGGCGCGACACCCGCGAAACGACCTTCACGGTCCGGTAG
- a CDS encoding (2Fe-2S)-binding protein, translating to MISFMVNGKRQQVNVAPDTPLLWVIREEIGLTGTKFGCGMSLCGACTVHVDGRAVRSCVTPVSAVAGKSVTTIEGIPEEHPVKQAWIAEDVPQCGWCQPGQIMAATALLAENPAPDDAAIDDAMSGVLCRCGTYQRIRKAIHRAVGMKGKGGTP from the coding sequence ATGATTTCATTCATGGTAAACGGCAAGCGCCAGCAGGTGAATGTCGCCCCCGACACGCCGCTCCTCTGGGTGATCCGGGAGGAGATCGGCCTCACCGGAACCAAGTTCGGCTGCGGCATGTCCCTCTGCGGAGCCTGCACCGTCCATGTGGACGGCCGGGCGGTCCGCTCCTGCGTCACCCCGGTTTCGGCCGTGGCGGGGAAGAGCGTCACCACCATAGAGGGGATCCCCGAGGAGCACCCGGTGAAGCAGGCGTGGATCGCCGAGGACGTCCCCCAGTGCGGCTGGTGCCAGCCGGGACAGATCATGGCCGCCACCGCCCTGCTGGCGGAAAACCCCGCGCCCGACGACGCAGCCATCGACGACGCCATGTCGGGGGTCCTCTGCCGCTGCGGGACCTACCAGCGGATCAGGAAGGCTATCCACCGGGCCGTCGGGATGAAGGGGAAAGGGGGAACGCCATGA
- a CDS encoding xanthine dehydrogenase family protein molybdopterin-binding subunit has protein sequence MNGTVTMSRRAFLRTGAVLGGGLILGVHLPLGTARGVEPPGKTFAPNAFLRIGSDDSITVIVNKSEMGQGVYTALPMIVAEELEVDPAVIRVEPAPVAPAYNHALWGIQVTGGSTSVRTEWERLAQAGAAARQMLIAAAAGRWEAKPAECRAENGQVVHQPTGRRLSYGTLAEAAARLEPPQGVRLKGPGEQKVIGRGVKRLDTPAKVNGTALFGLDVSIPGMLTAVVARPPVFGARATRIREDLAEKVPGVKRIIPIDAGVGVVAVSLPAALNGRKALEIQWDEGPLATLDSDRQREAYAEMAKKPGAVAASRGDADVALTKAAKRINAVYTLPYLAHAPMEPLNCVASVRPDGCDIWTGTQMQTGDRDAAAKITGLPKEKINLRTMLLGGGFGRRAVPDSHFMREAVQLSKAIGKPVKVVWTREDDLHGGWYRPSSYNVLAAGLDRAGMPVAWTHRIVCQSIAMGTPFEGAMVKNGVDDTSVEGAADSPYEVPNFRCDHHMAPAGVPVLWWRSVGHSFTAFVKESFIDELAHAAGHDPYRYRRALLAKHPRVAGVLDLAAEKAGWGKPLPPGRGRGIAVHESFGSFIAQVAEVSVNGQGEIRVHRVVCAVDCGRFVNPEIIASQMESGVAFGLSAALHGAITFADGRVRQTNFHDYPIIRMREMPTVETHIVKSDEKPGGIGEPGVPPIAPAVANALFALTGARLRTLPMTPERVREALGKG, from the coding sequence ATGAACGGGACCGTCACCATGAGCCGTCGTGCATTCCTCAGGACCGGCGCCGTTCTGGGCGGGGGGCTGATCCTCGGCGTCCACCTCCCCCTCGGCACCGCCCGGGGGGTGGAGCCTCCCGGCAAGACCTTCGCCCCCAACGCCTTCCTCCGGATCGGCTCCGACGACTCGATCACCGTCATCGTCAACAAGTCGGAGATGGGACAGGGGGTATACACCGCCCTGCCGATGATCGTGGCCGAAGAGCTGGAGGTCGACCCGGCGGTGATCCGGGTGGAACCGGCTCCCGTGGCACCGGCATACAACCACGCCCTCTGGGGAATCCAGGTGACCGGCGGGAGCACGAGCGTGCGGACCGAGTGGGAGCGCCTCGCCCAGGCCGGCGCCGCCGCGCGCCAGATGCTGATCGCCGCGGCGGCCGGGAGATGGGAAGCGAAGCCGGCGGAGTGCCGGGCCGAGAACGGACAGGTCGTCCACCAGCCTACCGGCCGGCGCCTTTCCTACGGCACTCTCGCCGAGGCGGCCGCGCGGCTCGAACCGCCGCAGGGGGTCCGCCTCAAGGGGCCCGGTGAACAGAAAGTCATCGGCCGGGGAGTGAAGCGCCTCGACACCCCGGCCAAGGTGAACGGCACCGCTCTCTTTGGCCTCGACGTCAGCATCCCCGGGATGCTGACCGCCGTGGTCGCCCGCCCGCCGGTCTTCGGCGCCCGGGCGACGCGGATCCGGGAGGACCTGGCGGAGAAGGTGCCGGGCGTAAAGCGGATCATCCCCATCGACGCCGGCGTGGGGGTGGTGGCCGTGAGTCTTCCGGCGGCCCTGAACGGGCGGAAGGCCCTTGAGATCCAGTGGGACGAGGGGCCCCTTGCCACCCTCGACAGCGACCGCCAGCGGGAAGCATACGCGGAGATGGCGAAAAAGCCAGGGGCCGTGGCGGCCAGCCGTGGCGACGCCGATGTCGCCCTGACAAAGGCGGCGAAGCGGATCAACGCGGTCTACACCCTCCCCTACCTTGCCCACGCCCCCATGGAGCCGCTAAACTGCGTGGCAAGCGTCCGCCCCGACGGGTGCGACATCTGGACCGGCACCCAGATGCAGACCGGCGACCGGGATGCGGCGGCGAAGATCACGGGGCTTCCCAAGGAAAAGATCAATCTCCGGACCATGCTCCTGGGCGGCGGCTTCGGGCGCCGGGCAGTCCCCGACTCCCACTTCATGCGGGAGGCGGTTCAGCTCTCCAAGGCTATCGGCAAGCCGGTGAAGGTGGTCTGGACCCGGGAGGACGACCTTCACGGCGGATGGTACCGCCCCTCCTCCTACAACGTGCTGGCGGCGGGGCTCGACCGGGCCGGGATGCCGGTCGCCTGGACGCACCGGATCGTCTGCCAGTCCATCGCCATGGGGACCCCTTTCGAAGGGGCAATGGTGAAGAACGGCGTCGATGACACCTCCGTGGAGGGGGCCGCCGACTCACCCTACGAGGTCCCCAACTTCCGTTGCGACCACCACATGGCCCCGGCTGGGGTGCCCGTCCTCTGGTGGCGCTCCGTAGGCCACTCCTTCACCGCCTTCGTCAAGGAGAGCTTCATCGACGAACTGGCCCACGCCGCGGGGCACGACCCGTACCGCTACCGCCGCGCCCTCCTGGCAAAGCACCCGCGGGTCGCCGGCGTCCTCGACCTGGCGGCGGAAAAGGCGGGGTGGGGAAAACCGCTGCCGCCGGGGCGGGGACGGGGGATTGCCGTGCACGAATCGTTCGGCAGCTTCATCGCCCAGGTGGCGGAGGTTTCGGTGAACGGCCAGGGTGAGATCAGGGTCCACCGGGTGGTCTGCGCCGTGGACTGCGGCCGGTTCGTCAACCCTGAGATCATCGCCTCCCAGATGGAGTCGGGGGTCGCCTTCGGCCTCTCCGCGGCGCTGCACGGCGCCATCACCTTCGCCGACGGCCGGGTCCGGCAGACGAACTTCCACGACTACCCGATCATCCGAATGCGGGAGATGCCGACGGTGGAGACCCACATCGTAAAAAGCGATGAAAAACCGGGAGGAATCGGCGAGCCGGGGGTTCCCCCCATCGCACCGGCAGTGGCGAACGCCCTCTTCGCCCTGACCGGCGCGCGGCTGCGGACTCTGCCGATGACGCCGGAGCGGGTGCGGGAGGCCCTGGGGAAAGGATGA
- a CDS encoding XdhC family protein — protein MSDHVLYRELIRLSEAGMPAALATVVETSGSSPRKAGAKMLVRHDGTTLGTVGGGRVELETVTAALEAIREGKPRTVAFILTEEHGHVCGGRLLVYVEPAASRPRLIIAGAGHIGKALVRAASFAGYRVAVADDRPGYADREQLLDADEVLTGEYDGVFAGLSVDGATAIVIATTGFEKDFAAVRGALRTPAPFIGLIGSARKREALLRTLTDEGYPPGEIDRVTIPVGVAIGAETPEEIAVSIVAQLIGQRRLHGGSGTASGRRELPADGGLQAAAAAR, from the coding sequence ATGAGCGATCACGTGCTCTATCGGGAACTGATCCGGCTGAGCGAGGCAGGGATGCCGGCGGCCCTGGCGACGGTGGTGGAGACGAGCGGGTCGAGCCCGCGCAAGGCGGGGGCCAAGATGCTCGTCCGGCACGACGGCACGACCCTTGGCACCGTGGGAGGCGGCCGGGTGGAGCTGGAGACGGTGACGGCGGCCCTGGAGGCGATCCGCGAAGGGAAACCCCGCACGGTGGCCTTCATCCTCACGGAGGAGCATGGCCACGTCTGCGGCGGCCGGCTCCTGGTCTACGTGGAGCCGGCCGCGAGCCGGCCGCGCCTCATCATCGCCGGGGCCGGCCATATCGGGAAGGCCCTCGTCCGGGCGGCCTCCTTCGCCGGCTACCGGGTCGCCGTGGCCGACGACCGCCCGGGCTACGCCGACCGGGAGCAGCTCCTCGACGCCGACGAAGTGCTGACTGGGGAGTATGATGGGGTGTTCGCGGGGCTCTCCGTCGACGGCGCCACGGCAATCGTCATCGCCACCACCGGCTTCGAGAAGGACTTCGCCGCCGTGCGGGGAGCGCTCCGGACCCCGGCCCCCTTCATCGGCCTCATCGGCAGCGCCCGCAAGCGCGAGGCGCTTCTGCGAACCCTGACGGACGAAGGGTATCCACCGGGTGAGATCGACCGGGTCACCATTCCGGTGGGAGTTGCCATCGGCGCCGAGACCCCTGAGGAGATCGCCGTCAGCATCGTCGCCCAGCTCATCGGACAGAGGAGGCTCCATGGAGGTAGCGGCACTGCTTCTGGCCGCCGGGAACTCCCGGCGGATGGGGGTCTGCAAGCAGCTGCTGCGGCTCGCTGA
- a CDS encoding nucleotidyltransferase family protein, protein MEVAALLLAAGNSRRMGVCKQLLRLADRPAIVHCVDTLVAAGIGEIVVVVGSRGDAVAAAVAGYPLTVAVNAGEECEMADSVRTGLARLAAGATAVMVALADHPLVRPDTIRALVERHREEPDAIIIPVHDGVKGHPTLFPRAVIAGIAALPTLREVIARHRDKVRLVPVADEGVVRDMDVWEDYLAVAERFSAGS, encoded by the coding sequence ATGGAGGTAGCGGCACTGCTTCTGGCCGCCGGGAACTCCCGGCGGATGGGGGTCTGCAAGCAGCTGCTGCGGCTCGCTGACCGGCCGGCCATTGTCCACTGCGTCGACACCCTCGTTGCCGCCGGCATCGGGGAGATCGTCGTGGTGGTCGGCTCCCGGGGAGACGCCGTGGCGGCGGCAGTGGCGGGCTATCCGCTGACGGTGGCGGTCAACGCCGGCGAGGAGTGCGAGATGGCCGACTCGGTCCGCACCGGCCTCGCCCGGCTCGCCGCCGGAGCAACGGCGGTGATGGTGGCGCTTGCCGATCATCCCCTCGTCAGGCCCGATACGATCCGGGCCCTCGTGGAGCGGCACCGGGAGGAGCCCGACGCCATTATCATCCCGGTGCACGACGGGGTCAAGGGGCACCCGACCCTCTTCCCCCGCGCCGTCATCGCCGGAATCGCGGCGCTCCCCACCCTCCGGGAGGTCATCGCCCGGCACCGGGACAAGGTCCGGCTGGTACCGGTGGCCGACGAGGGTGTGGTGCGGGACATGGATGTGTGGGAGGACTATCTGGCGGTTGCCGAACGGTTCAGCGCGGGGAGCTGA
- a CDS encoding bacteriohemerythrin, giving the protein MWSDDLTVGISEIDSQHRQLFCQLDQLLDACVAGRELAEVLRMLDFLDDYVKTHFDTEETLLQRHDFPGYENHRLQHVLMRDRIGQFRQELQTTGPTRDFVLRVNQLLIDWLKGHIRRVDREASEFLLKKMPPAADIH; this is encoded by the coding sequence ATGTGGTCCGACGATTTGACAGTGGGAATCAGTGAAATTGACAGCCAGCACCGGCAGCTGTTCTGCCAGCTCGATCAGCTCCTCGATGCCTGCGTTGCGGGGAGAGAGCTGGCCGAGGTCCTGCGGATGCTCGATTTTCTCGATGATTACGTGAAAACCCATTTCGACACCGAGGAAACGCTCCTGCAGCGCCACGACTTCCCCGGCTATGAAAACCACCGGCTGCAGCATGTTCTCATGCGAGACCGGATCGGCCAATTTCGGCAGGAGCTCCAGACCACGGGACCAACACGCGATTTCGTCCTGCGGGTGAACCAGCTCCTGATCGATTGGCTCAAGGGTCACATCCGGCGGGTGGATCGGGAGGCGAGCGAATTTCTCCTCAAGAAGATGCCTCCCGCTGCCGATATTCATTAG
- a CDS encoding alpha-amylase family glycosyl hydrolase has protein sequence MTAPQSIRDLDLESFVDRTFHPSPAAWEDQVLYFLLLDRFSDGRETGCRDNRGHVVTTGTTPLCRPGDEGNAVRTEPEAAAWREAGSRWCGGTLKGLTEKMGYLRRLGVTAVWVSPLFKQCSFIPTYHGYGIQDFLDVDPHFGTRDDLREMVKVAHDNGIYVILDIILNHAGNVFAYDRGYTPYDGGTVYPVQGFRRGDGTPSLPFGPVDLAVNPDAWPDGAVWPWELQAPEGFTRMGHIQDWDRYHEFLDGDFFDLKDIHLGDGEVDAFTPSPALLALCEVYKYWLAFADLDGYRIDTVKHMGSGATRFFASTIHEFAQRLGKENFYLIGEITGGREFAFETLETTGLNAALGVDEIPLKLEDLVKGRSDPSGYFDLFRNSLLVRKDSHVWFRNKVVTVIDDHDQVCRGAKKERFCAGDLKWRRLVLNALALNVTTIGIPCVYYGTEQAFDGEGGDDRYLRECMFGGPFGAFRTSGVHFFDEESPVYREFAKILALRKEKVVLRRGRQYLREISGDGINFGLPFAMGGEIRSVVPWSRIFDTEEMLLAINTDADQPRTAWVLVDHSLHADGSRFACIYSTDSTQLRRTMTVRRINDFVHAVEVMVPAAGFVIFEPC, from the coding sequence ATGACGGCACCGCAATCGATCAGGGATCTGGATCTGGAAAGCTTCGTCGACCGCACGTTTCACCCTTCCCCCGCCGCCTGGGAGGACCAGGTACTGTACTTTCTCCTCCTCGATCGCTTCTCCGACGGGCGCGAAACGGGGTGTCGCGACAACCGGGGGCACGTGGTGACAACGGGGACAACCCCCCTCTGCCGCCCCGGCGACGAGGGGAACGCCGTCCGCACCGAGCCGGAGGCCGCGGCCTGGCGTGAGGCGGGGAGCCGTTGGTGCGGCGGCACCCTGAAGGGGCTCACTGAGAAGATGGGGTATCTGCGCCGCCTCGGGGTGACCGCCGTCTGGGTAAGCCCCCTCTTCAAGCAGTGCTCCTTCATCCCCACCTACCACGGTTACGGCATCCAGGATTTCCTCGATGTCGACCCCCACTTCGGAACGCGGGATGACCTGCGGGAGATGGTGAAGGTCGCCCACGACAACGGCATCTACGTCATCCTCGACATCATCCTGAACCACGCGGGGAACGTCTTTGCCTACGACCGGGGCTATACCCCCTATGACGGCGGCACCGTCTACCCGGTGCAGGGGTTCCGGCGGGGTGACGGCACCCCCTCGCTCCCCTTCGGCCCCGTGGATCTTGCGGTCAACCCCGACGCCTGGCCCGACGGCGCGGTCTGGCCCTGGGAGCTCCAGGCCCCGGAGGGATTCACCCGCATGGGGCATATCCAGGACTGGGACCGCTACCATGAGTTTCTGGACGGCGACTTCTTCGACCTCAAAGATATCCACCTGGGCGACGGGGAGGTGGATGCGTTCACGCCGTCACCGGCGCTGCTGGCACTCTGCGAGGTCTACAAGTACTGGCTTGCCTTCGCCGACCTCGACGGCTACCGCATCGACACCGTGAAGCACATGGGGAGCGGGGCGACGCGCTTCTTCGCCTCCACGATCCACGAATTCGCCCAGCGGCTCGGCAAGGAGAACTTCTACCTCATCGGCGAGATCACCGGCGGCCGGGAGTTTGCCTTCGAGACCCTGGAGACCACCGGCCTCAACGCCGCCCTCGGGGTGGACGAAATCCCCCTGAAGCTCGAAGATCTGGTGAAGGGGCGGAGCGACCCGTCCGGCTACTTCGACCTCTTCCGCAACTCGCTCCTGGTGCGCAAGGATTCCCACGTCTGGTTCCGCAACAAGGTGGTGACGGTGATCGACGATCACGACCAGGTCTGCCGCGGCGCCAAGAAGGAGCGCTTCTGCGCCGGCGACCTGAAGTGGCGGCGGCTCGTCCTGAACGCCCTTGCCCTGAACGTCACCACCATCGGCATCCCGTGCGTCTATTACGGGACCGAGCAGGCCTTCGACGGCGAAGGAGGGGATGACCGTTACCTGCGCGAATGCATGTTCGGCGGCCCCTTCGGCGCGTTTCGCACCAGCGGGGTCCACTTCTTCGACGAGGAGAGCCCGGTATACCGCGAATTCGCAAAGATCCTGGCCCTGCGGAAGGAGAAGGTGGTGCTGCGGCGCGGGCGCCAGTATCTGCGGGAGATCTCGGGGGACGGAATCAACTTCGGGCTCCCCTTCGCCATGGGGGGAGAGATCCGTTCCGTTGTCCCCTGGTCCCGCATCTTCGACACCGAAGAGATGCTCCTCGCCATCAATACCGATGCCGACCAGCCCCGCACCGCATGGGTGCTCGTGGATCACAGCCTCCACGCAGACGGGAGCCGGTTCGCCTGCATCTATTCCACTGACTCCACCCAGCTGCGCCGGACGATGACGGTGCGGCGGATCAACGATTTCGTCCACGCCGTGGAGGTGATGGTGCCGGCGGCCGGGTTCGTCATCTTCGAACCGTGCTGA